The nucleotide window ATTATTAAAAGTAGCTCTTAAAACTAGTTTAGCATATCCAACGGGTAAATTGTTTATATAGACTAGGTAGAATAGATTATTAGTATCACTTAAAGATTCTTTTATTTTTTTTAAGGAAAAAGCCTCATTGTTATAATTTAACAGGTGTTTTTTATTGTCAATGTATTCTCCATGAGATTCAGAATAAGTAATTCTACCTAATAAGGCAAGAATTTCAGCATCAGAAGTAGTTGCTGTTCTAATGGTAATCATAATTTTTAATTTTATTGTTTTAGTAAAAATTACCTTTTTATCGGTAGAATATTTTTGTAAGTTTCTGTATTTTGTTTTGTTAAGTTTTTATTTTTTGGGATAAAAACTCGTTCTTTTGATACGGGATATTTTTTTAAATGAAAAGAGGGTCTAATTGGACGTTGAATAAAATTACCACTACAACTAGGACATACATTCTCAAAAAGCTCTAAAGCACATTCTTTACAGTAAGTGCATTCAAATGAGCATATCATTGCTTCTTCAGAATTATAGGGTAAATCTTTATTGCAATGTTCACAATTAGGTCTAATCTCTAACATTATAAGTACCTTTCTTTGATTACTTCTATATGCCAAACACTATGGCCTAATAATATAAAAGCACAAGCTCTAGCTGATATAGTTGAATCACTAGCTGTACCTATGTTTTTTAAATTTTTATCAGAAATACTTTCAATTAAGTTTATAGAATAAGAACGAGTACTATTAAATTCATTAATTAACTCTTCTAAAGACTTGTTGTTAGCCATAGAGGGATCAATGTATATATCTTGATCAAAACCAGCTAAAGCCGTTTTGTCATTTCTACTGATTCGAAGAAAGCGGTAAATAAATATTCTTTCAGTATCAATAATATGTTGAAGTAATTCTTTGATTGTCCATTTTTCAGGCTGGTATCGATATTCAAGTTTGTTTTCAGGAACTGATGAGAAAAAGTCAACAACCATTTTTCTATCATCTTCAAAGCCTTTTATTAAGCTAGTGTCTTTTGATACTTTATTTATATATCTTGAATAATATTCATTATATTCTGCTTGTTGTAAATCTTGTACTGTCATATCTTCCTTTTAATGGCTTAGTTAATGTAATGATGTGTTTGTTTTGTATAATCAAAAGTATTACATTTATGGACTATAATATTAGTCCAGAATTAAAATAATTAATAGTCCAGATGTTTCCTTATAAAACTAGCTTTAAATTTGATAAAAGTTGTAACCAACCTATTTATTTACAATTAGCAAATCAATTAATTGCATTTATAAAAAGTGGAGTATTACCAGCAAATACTAAATTATTAGGAACAAGAACTTTAGCGGAATTGTTA belongs to Tenacibaculum sp. MAR_2010_89 and includes:
- a CDS encoding DinB family protein, with amino-acid sequence MTVQDLQQAEYNEYYSRYINKVSKDTSLIKGFEDDRKMVVDFFSSVPENKLEYRYQPEKWTIKELLQHIIDTERIFIYRFLRISRNDKTALAGFDQDIYIDPSMANNKSLEELINEFNSTRSYSINLIESISDKNLKNIGTASDSTISARACAFILLGHSVWHIEVIKERYL
- a CDS encoding DUF1272 domain-containing protein, coding for MLEIRPNCEHCNKDLPYNSEEAMICSFECTYCKECALELFENVCPSCSGNFIQRPIRPSFHLKKYPVSKERVFIPKNKNLTKQNTETYKNILPIKR